A segment of the Bacteroidia bacterium genome:
CGATGCCAATACCCTTGATCCTTTCGGGGCACAGCTCGCCTGGAACACCTGGTTGCTGGATACGCTCAATGCCGGAAATTATTACTCTGTGATTCCCACCTATGGTCAGAAACAGACCAAACAGATAACCACCCGTGGCCATCAGGGCGAGATGACCTTCGCCCTGGCGGGTAATTACGCTAATAAGCTGTATATCGGTGCTTCTCTGAATCTCCCGTTCGTAAGCTATACTGAACACTCAGAGTTCACCGAGTCGGTTACCAACGACACCACCTTTAACCTGAAATCGTACACCGTTTCGCAGTACCTGCACAGCGAAGGACAGGGTTTTAACTTCAAGCTGGGACTGATTTTCAAACCCACCGATTTTCTCCGCATTGGCGGCTCCTTTCATACACCCAGCCTGATAGAGCTGTCGGATGATTATACCACAGAAATAACCTCACAGTTCACCACCGGTTCATTCAATTCCGAATCGCCGCAGGGTGCTTTCGACTACCATCTTGTAACCCCGGCGCGTATGGTGGCGAGTGTGGGAATAGTTATTAAGAAATTTGCCGCGCTGAATGTAGATTACGAATATGCCGATTATTCCACTGCCCGTTTGTCGGCTCCGGGTTACGAATTCACCGCTGCGAACAATGCCATCAGCAATAAGTACAAAGAAGCCGGACAGCTACGGGTTGGTGCAGAATTCAAGCTGGCTCCCCTGAGCCTGCGTGCAGGATACATTATGAGCGAAAGTCCTTACCGCGAAGGCGTAAATGACGGGGTACGCACCTCCTATTCTTTTGGATTCGGTATCCGCGAAAAGAACACCTTCCTTGATTTTGCCTACGTGCTGAGTGAGATGAGTGAGGATTATTATTTCTATGATCCGAAGCTGGTAAAGCCCGTAACCAACACTTCCCGGAGCAGCAATTACCTGCTAACGATCGGGTTCAAATTCTGAATGCAGGTTCATTCCATTTAGACCCCGGCAGTATGCCGGGGTTTTGTATTTTTGCCATGTGCTGATGGACCTTTCCGCGGTGAAGGAATTGTTCGGATCCCATCCGAAAACTGCCGAAATCCTTAAGGCAGCAGGGGATTCTTTTTTCAAAATCGGGCTAAAAGGACTTACCGGCTCCTCCCCTGCCTTTCTGGTGCACAGTCTTTTTCCCCACCTCCGGAGAACCCTGATAGTGGTGATTCCCGACCGAGAAGAAGCCGCTTATTTTATGAATGATCTTGCGAACCTTGGAAGCACGGTTTTCTGGTTTCCACCTTCATTCCGGAAGCCCTACGAAATTGAAGAAACTGCGAATGCCAACGTAATCCACCGCGCAGAAGTACTCGAAAAGATCAGCCATTCAGCGCAGCCCGTTCTGGTGGTAACCACTCCGGAAGGCCTCGCAGAAAAGGTGATTCGCCGGCAGGAACTTTCCAGAAACACACTTACGATTAAGAAAGGAGAAAAGCTTAGTGTAGAATTTGTATCACAGGCGCTGAATGAATACGGCTTTCAGCGGGTGGATTATGTCACAGAACCGGGCACCTACTCCCTGCGGGGAGGCATCACCGACATCTGGTCCTTCAGCTCAGATCTACCGCTCCGGGTAGAATTCTTCGGCGATGAAGCAGAATCGCTCCGATATTTTGATCCGGTAGATCAGCTCAGCCGGAAAGAGCTGCAGGAAGCGTCCATTATTCCGAATATTTCCGCCGTTGAAGGCCGGGAGACACGGCAATCGTTCCGCGAATTTCTTGGCACCGGCGCCCTTTTCTATGTTAAAGACCAAACACTTTGCCTGGACCTGATCAAGAAGCAATTCGAGCAGGCGATGGCATGTTATCCCGAAGCAGGACCTCTGCTGAAGAAATTCAAGCCGGAAGATCTGTACTGCGATCCGGACACCATCCGCAAAGAATGGGAAGCCCTTGCCGGATTCCGGACAGGGATAACGGGCGAAAAACCGACTCATACTATTTCCTTCGTTCAGCGGCCCCAGCCATCGTTCGCAAAAAACTTCGATTTGCTCCAGGAGAATCTGGAAAAAAATCTCCGCGGAGGTTTTCAGAATATCATCTGCGCGGATGCAGCCCGCCAGGTAGAACGGCTTTACGCCATTTTCGATGATCTCCTGGCCAAAAAGAAAAAAATAAGCGCACCCGGGAAAGATCAGCTCGGCCAGCTCTCCTCCCATCTTTTTACACCGGTGTTGCTTTCAGTTCACGAAGGATTTATTGATGAAGATCTCCGCAGAGCAGTCTATACTGATCACCAGCTATTCGATCGTTACCACCGCTTCCGCATCCGGAACAACTCCTATAAAAAAAATGAAGCCCTTACGCTGAAAGAACTGAAGGGACTTAACCCGGGCGACTACATTGTGCACATTGATCACGGCATTGGCCGGTTCGGCGGTCTGGAAAAAGTGATGGTAAACGGGAAAGAGCAGGAAACCATACGCATTGTATACAAGGATCATGATGTGCTCAACATCAGCATCCATGCCCTGCATCGCATTTCCAAATATGCAGGTAAAGACGGAGCGGTTCCCCGGCTCGATAAACTGGGATCTCAGGCGTGGAGCAACCTCAAGAATAAAACGAAGAAAAAAGTAAAAGAGATTGCCTTCGACCTAATCAAACTCTATGCACGGCGTAAAGCGGAAAAAGGCTTTGCTTTCGCCCCTGACAATTACCTGCAAAATGAACTGGAGGCCTCTTTCATCTATGAAGACACGCCTGACCAGTACAAGGCCACCCGGGATGTAAAGAAGGACATGGAAGCAGAATGGCCTATGGACCGGCTGGTATGCGGTGACGTAGGATTCGGTAAAACAGAGATAGCCGTGCGGGCCGCCTTCAAGGCGGTGAACGACGGAAAGCAGGTGGCCATTCTTGTTCCCACCACCATTCTGGCCCTTCAGCATTTCAAAACGTTCAGCGAAAGGCTGGCCGCTTTTCCTGTAAAGGTAGATTACCTAAGCCGCTTCCGCAGTGCAGGAGAACAGAAACAGGTACTCCGCGACCTTGCTGAAAAGAAAACGGATATTCTCATCGGAACACATAAACTGATCGGAAAGGAAGTAAAATTTAAAGACCTGGGATTACTGGTGATTGATGAAGAGCAGAAATTCGGCGTAGCCGCAAAGGATAAACTCAAAACGTTGCGTCACAATGTGGATACGCTCACACTCACAGCCACTCCCATTCCGCGCACCTTGCAGTTCTCTATGCTGGGTGCCCGCGACCTCAGCATCATTCACACTCCCCCTCCCAACCGGTATCCCATCCAAACCGAGGTCCAGCTTTATAACGAAGAAATTATCCGCGATGCCATCCGTTACGAGGTGGAACGAGGCGGACAGGTCTTCTTTGTTCACAACAGAGTGGGAAATCTCAGGGAGCTGGCGGGCATGCTTCATAAACTTCTTCCCTCCCTTAAAATCGCCATTGGGCACGGACAGATGGACGGCAAAGAACTGGAAGAAGTGATGGTAAATTTCATAGAAGGGCAATACGATGTGCTTCTCAGTACAACAATTATTGAGAGCGGGCTGGATATTCCTAACGCGAACACCATCATTATCAATGATGCCCACCTGTTCGGGCTGAGCGATTTACACCAGATGCGGGGCCGGGTGGGACGCAGCAACAAAAAAGCCTTTTGCTACCTGCTTACTCCGCCCTTCTCCACGCTAACCGACGAAGCCCGGAAGCGACTGAAAGCAATCGAACAATTCTCGGATCTCGGCAGCGGTTTTAACATTGCCATGCGTGATCTGGATATCCGTGGTGCAGGAGACCTGCTGGGAGCAGAACAAAGCGGTTTCATCACGGATATCGGATATGAAACGTACATGAAGATTCTGGAGGAGGCCATGGAAGAATTAAAATCTGAAGGTACTTCCGCCGCTGCGCCATTACCGTCATCTGCTCCGGTTTCTTTCGTGAAAGACTGTCAGCTGGATACAGATCTGGAGCTGTTGATTCCGGATGCATATGTAGATCACATCAGTGAAAGGATTTACCTGTATAAAGAACTGGACAACTGTAAAACCGACGAAGAGCTGGAGCATTTCAGCCGTGGACTCAAGGACCGTTTCGGTACACTACCCGTTCAAACAGCGGAGCTCATCCGCGCGGTGAAGCTGCGGAGACTCGCACAGGAGTCGGGATTTGAAAAGCTGTTTCTGAAAAACAAGCGGATGACCGGCTACTTCATCAGCAAACAGGAATCTCCGTTTTATTCTTCCGAAACATTCCGGAAGATACTCGAACATATGAAAATTCATCCGAAAGGAGTACGGATGAAAGAAGGGCAGGGAAAGCTCATGCTGATCTTTGATCCCATACGCAACGTGGAGGAGGCCATCACTGCGATGGAGCAGCTGGGAAGATAGTCACAGGTTACGATCCATTCGAGGGTAGAATTTCAGCAGCGGCAGCGTAAAAAATACAGTGAGTACTATGCCGGCCATTACTCCGCCGTCACCCGCCATGCCGGTGAGAAAATGCAGAATGGTTTTGAAAAAGAAATTAACAAGGAACAACTCCACCCCCCAGCGTTTCATGTGCCAGATGCCGATGAATGCAATGAACTGAAAGGCTACCACCGCACCAAAGAGCGCAGGATACCATTCCCCGAGCCGTTTCGTATCCGGAGAAAAAAGTGCCGGAATGGTCAGCACCACCCAGATGTATCCCACGATACACAGTATCGAAAGGATCACTGGGCGGCGGATAATAGTTTTCATATCAGTTGGAACGAATGGCTTCTACCGGATCCAGCTGAGAAGCCGAATACGCAGGAACAAATCCGGAAACAATACCGATAATCACGGAAATGGTAAGTCCAAGAATAACATTCGCCCGCGACAGGGATATGTCCATTTCCATGAGAGAAGACACCGCCCCGGTAATCAGAAACACAAAGAACAACCCTACGAGTCCGCCGAGCAGGCATAACAATACGGATTCAAAAAGGAACTGAGAGAGAATAAAAGAATTTCTTGCGCCCAGGGATTTCTGTACCCCGATCTGGTTGGTACGTTCTTTTACGGACACGAACATGATATTGGCGATTCCGAAACCGCCTACCAGGATGGCGAATGCACCGATGATCCATCCGGCCGTTCCCACCACATCAAATATCTCATCGAACTGATTAGAGATCAAACTGGTTTCGTTCAGTGCGAAATCATCTTCCGCGAGGGGTTTCAGTTTGTGGAGCGAGCGCATAATACCCGTAAGCTCATCCTTAAGTTCATCATTGGAAATTCCGGGCAGGGCTTTGACCATGATGCGCGGATCAAAATTATCGCTGCGCAGGTCCACCAGGTTACGGGCAAAATTGATAGGAACCAGCACCTGATTGTCCACATTATTCCCCAACAGGCTCTCTCCCTTTCGTTCGAATACCCCGATGATCTTCAGCCTGGAACCTCTTACGCGAACCGTTTCAGCAAGCGGATCCTTATTCGGGAAAAGGGCCCTGGCTACATTATCACCGATAATACATACCGGCCGGCCCGACTCGGACTCAGACTCCGCAAAATACCGGCCCTGCCCGATATCGAGTGCCTGTACCCGGTAATAATCGTGGGAGACAATCACAATATCCGCGTTCTCAATGGTGCTGCTGCCGGCCTTTACATTGGTGCGGGCATAAAGGGTAAAAGCCACCGCCTCCGCCTTTCTGGAACGTTCCATAAGGTTTTCCATGTCGGTAACATTGGGAACGGGGCGGTTCAGGTATTTCCACCACGGATAATTTGGTCCGAAGGCCCAGGGCCATTTTTCCACGAATACTACGTTGTCACCCAGCGACTTGATCCCATCCCGCAGGTTTTTTTCGAGTGAATCCACAACCGTAAACACAGAAATGATGGCAAAAATGCCGATGGTGATTCCCAGCAGGGAAAGCATGGTTCGAAGCTTATTCACCCGCAGCGCCGTGATGGCGAAGAGCAGACTCTCCCTGAAAATATTCAGCCATAGCATCGCGATAAAATTACCAAAACCACACGGGAGCAGGAGTGAAATGTGATGAATGGGAAGGGTCGGGCTTACTTAATGAACAATTTATTAACAGCCTCATTTCAAGCAAGATATGTGCGTAATTTTATCGCTTAAGTTTTCCATGAACGTGCCGAGAAAGATAAAAAATGCATTGGTTTCCGTTTACTACAAGGACGGGCTGGATGTGATAGTAAAAAAACTTCATTCACTGGGCGTGCAGCTCTTCAGCACCGGAGGAACGCAGGAATTCATTGAGAAGATGAACCTGCCCGTGACGGCGGTAGAATCGCTAACCTCTTATCCTTCCATTCTTGGAGGAAGAGTAAAAACCCTTCATCCGAAAGTTTTTGGCGGAATTCTTAGCCGGAGGGAGCTGGAATCCGACGTGATGCAGCTGGATCAGTATGAGATACCGGAAATTGATCTGGTCATCGTTGATCTTTACCCCTTCGAAGCCACGGTAGCATCCGGTGCAGGAGAACAGGACATCATAGAGAAGATTGACATTGGAGGAATTTCACTGATTCGTGCGGGCGCAAAAAATTTCCGCGACGTGATCATCGTTTCATCCAGGGAACAATATCCCGCACTGGCGGAACTTCTGGAGAACGGCAAGGGCATGTCATCTCTCGAAGACCGCAGGCGATTCGCGGTGGAAGCATTCAACACCACATCGCATTACGATTCGGCGATCTTCAACTGGTTTGGCGGAGATAATGCTCCGGCCTTCAAGCAGAGTATACGCAAAGCCCATACGTTGCGCTACGGTGAAAATCCGCATCAGCGAGGAACCTTCTTCGGAGATCTTGAAGCGATTTTCGACAAGCTCGGCGGCAAGGAATTATCGTATAACAATCTGCTTGATATAGACGCTGCGGTGCACCTGATGGCCGATTTCAGTGAACCCACCTTTGCCATTCTCAAACACAACAATGCCTGCGGGATTGCATCCCGCCCGAGGCTGAAGGATGCCTGGGATGCCGCGCTGGCCGCCGATCCTGTCTCAGCTTTCGGCGGAATTCTTATCACCAATACCCCGGTAGACGCTGCCACGGCCGCCTCCATACATTCCTTATTCTTTGAAGTAATAATTGCCCCTTCCTATGATGCAGAGGCACTGAATCTGTTAAAACAGAAACCAAACCGCATCGTTCTCGTACAAAAACCTGTAGCACTTCCCGTGCGTTCTTTCCGCACCTTGCTGAACGGCGTGGTAGAGCAGGACAAAGATCTTTCAGTGGAAATGGCTTCAGACATGAAACCGGCAACTCAAAAAAAACCCGGTCAGCGGGAATCGGAAGATCTTGTATTTGCCAACAAGGTGGTGAAGCATACCAAGTCGAACACCATTGTGCTGGTGCGGGATAAGACCTTGTTAGCCAGCGGCACCGGTCAGACTTCAAGAGTAGACGCGCTGCGGCAGGCCATTGTGAAGGCGGGCAGTTTCGGATTTCCGCTGGAGGGAGCCGTAATGGCCTCCGATGCCTTTTTTCCTTTTCCGGATTGTGTGGAGATCGCACATAAAGCAGGTATCACGGCGGTAGTTCAGCCGGGGGGAAGCATTAAAGACAAAGATTCAGTGGAATACTGCGACCGTAACGGTATGGCCATGGTTATGACGGGAATCCGCCACTTCAAACATTAAAATTTCGCACTGCATGGGACTTTTTAATTTTCTTACTCAAGAGATCGCCATTGACCTGGGAACGGCGAACACCATCATCATCCACAATGACAAAGTGGTGGTAGATGAGCCTTCCATTGTGGCGGTTGACCGGATGACAGGCAAAGTTATTGCGGTGGGTAAGCAGGCACAGCAGATGCACGGAAAAACACACGAGAACATAAAAACCATTCGTCCGCTGAAGGACGGTGTGATTGCCGACTTCGACGCTGCGGAGCACATGATCCGGATGATGATCAAGATGATCAATCCCGGCCGCCGGCTTTTCCAGCCCTCGCTGCGTATGGTAATCTGTATCCCTTCCGGAATCACGGAGGTAGAAAAAAGAGCGGTACGCGACTCGGCGGAGCATGCGGGGGCGAAGGAGGTATATCTTATTCACGAACCCATGGCGGCGGCCATAGGTATTGGCATTGACGTGGAAGAGCCCATGGGCAATATGATTATTGACATTGGAGGAGGAACTTCCGAGATTGCGGTAATTGCGCTGGGAGGTATTGTCTGTGATAAATCCATCCGGATTGCCGGCGATGAATTCACGGGAAGTATTGAAGAATACATGCGGCGCCAGCACAATATTCTGATCGGAGAACGAACGGCAGAAAAAATAAAGATCGAGGTAGGAGCTGCGCTTACCGAGATTGAAAATCCTCCACCCGACTACCCTGTTCACGGGCGCGATCTGATGACCGGCATTCCCAAGGAGATCTATGTTTCCTATCAGGAGATCGCACACGCCCTTGATAAGTCCATCTCCAAGATTGAGGAAGCAATACTCAACGCACTGGAAATGACTCCTCCGGAACTTTCCGCAGATATTTACAGAACCGGCATTTACCTGGCGGGCGGAGGTTCATTGCTGCGCGGACTCGACAAGCGCATCTCCCTTAAAACCAAGCTTCCTGTACATGTTGCCGAGGACCCGCTGCGGGCGGTGGCCAGGGGAACGGGTATTGCACTCAAGAATGTTGACAAGTTCCCCTTCCTCATCCGGTAAGTAACGGGGCGAACGCCCTAATTTCATAGCGGTATCCGGGCATGCGCAACCTTCTGCTTTTTATTTCGAAGTATCACTACTTCTTTCTGTTCATTCTGCTTGAACTCATCGCCTTTATCCTGCTCATTCAGGGAAACAGTTTTCATCGCAGCAGCTTTATCAATTCCACCAACAGCATGTCGGGAAATGTATACCGGAAATTTTCGGATATCACGGAATATTTCCGTCTGAAAGACATCAATGACAAGCTGGTACTTGAAAATTCTGTACTGCGCAATGAACTGCGCTCCTCCCACTTCGGTATTGCCGGTCCGAGAGATACCGTGAAA
Coding sequences within it:
- a CDS encoding outer membrane protein transport protein; translation: MKKILAIFIASLPCAMVAQNEIDALRYSQLNYMGGTARFAGMGSSFGGLGGDFSAVVVNPAGLGIYRKPELTFTPSFFSNTTTSTYNSTESSDFKSNFNFSNFGIVFAHAESGDEQEWKGVGFAFGYTRLNNFHSRMTMSGVSDSSSLLDVYLNSAQGFSDANTLDPFGAQLAWNTWLLDTLNAGNYYSVIPTYGQKQTKQITTRGHQGEMTFALAGNYANKLYIGASLNLPFVSYTEHSEFTESVTNDTTFNLKSYTVSQYLHSEGQGFNFKLGLIFKPTDFLRIGGSFHTPSLIELSDDYTTEITSQFTTGSFNSESPQGAFDYHLVTPARMVASVGIVIKKFAALNVDYEYADYSTARLSAPGYEFTAANNAISNKYKEAGQLRVGAEFKLAPLSLRAGYIMSESPYREGVNDGVRTSYSFGFGIREKNTFLDFAYVLSEMSEDYYFYDPKLVKPVTNTSRSSNYLLTIGFKF
- the mfd gene encoding transcription-repair coupling factor, producing the protein MDLSAVKELFGSHPKTAEILKAAGDSFFKIGLKGLTGSSPAFLVHSLFPHLRRTLIVVIPDREEAAYFMNDLANLGSTVFWFPPSFRKPYEIEETANANVIHRAEVLEKISHSAQPVLVVTTPEGLAEKVIRRQELSRNTLTIKKGEKLSVEFVSQALNEYGFQRVDYVTEPGTYSLRGGITDIWSFSSDLPLRVEFFGDEAESLRYFDPVDQLSRKELQEASIIPNISAVEGRETRQSFREFLGTGALFYVKDQTLCLDLIKKQFEQAMACYPEAGPLLKKFKPEDLYCDPDTIRKEWEALAGFRTGITGEKPTHTISFVQRPQPSFAKNFDLLQENLEKNLRGGFQNIICADAARQVERLYAIFDDLLAKKKKISAPGKDQLGQLSSHLFTPVLLSVHEGFIDEDLRRAVYTDHQLFDRYHRFRIRNNSYKKNEALTLKELKGLNPGDYIVHIDHGIGRFGGLEKVMVNGKEQETIRIVYKDHDVLNISIHALHRISKYAGKDGAVPRLDKLGSQAWSNLKNKTKKKVKEIAFDLIKLYARRKAEKGFAFAPDNYLQNELEASFIYEDTPDQYKATRDVKKDMEAEWPMDRLVCGDVGFGKTEIAVRAAFKAVNDGKQVAILVPTTILALQHFKTFSERLAAFPVKVDYLSRFRSAGEQKQVLRDLAEKKTDILIGTHKLIGKEVKFKDLGLLVIDEEQKFGVAAKDKLKTLRHNVDTLTLTATPIPRTLQFSMLGARDLSIIHTPPPNRYPIQTEVQLYNEEIIRDAIRYEVERGGQVFFVHNRVGNLRELAGMLHKLLPSLKIAIGHGQMDGKELEEVMVNFIEGQYDVLLSTTIIESGLDIPNANTIIINDAHLFGLSDLHQMRGRVGRSNKKAFCYLLTPPFSTLTDEARKRLKAIEQFSDLGSGFNIAMRDLDIRGAGDLLGAEQSGFITDIGYETYMKILEEAMEELKSEGTSAAAPLPSSAPVSFVKDCQLDTDLELLIPDAYVDHISERIYLYKELDNCKTDEELEHFSRGLKDRFGTLPVQTAELIRAVKLRRLAQESGFEKLFLKNKRMTGYFISKQESPFYSSETFRKILEHMKIHPKGVRMKEGQGKLMLIFDPIRNVEEAITAMEQLGR
- a CDS encoding ABC transporter permease; protein product: MLWLNIFRESLLFAITALRVNKLRTMLSLLGITIGIFAIISVFTVVDSLEKNLRDGIKSLGDNVVFVEKWPWAFGPNYPWWKYLNRPVPNVTDMENLMERSRKAEAVAFTLYARTNVKAGSSTIENADIVIVSHDYYRVQALDIGQGRYFAESESESGRPVCIIGDNVARALFPNKDPLAETVRVRGSRLKIIGVFERKGESLLGNNVDNQVLVPINFARNLVDLRSDNFDPRIMVKALPGISNDELKDELTGIMRSLHKLKPLAEDDFALNETSLISNQFDEIFDVVGTAGWIIGAFAILVGGFGIANIMFVSVKERTNQIGVQKSLGARNSFILSQFLFESVLLCLLGGLVGLFFVFLITGAVSSLMEMDISLSRANVILGLTISVIIGIVSGFVPAYSASQLDPVEAIRSN
- the purH gene encoding bifunctional phosphoribosylaminoimidazolecarboxamide formyltransferase/IMP cyclohydrolase yields the protein MNVPRKIKNALVSVYYKDGLDVIVKKLHSLGVQLFSTGGTQEFIEKMNLPVTAVESLTSYPSILGGRVKTLHPKVFGGILSRRELESDVMQLDQYEIPEIDLVIVDLYPFEATVASGAGEQDIIEKIDIGGISLIRAGAKNFRDVIIVSSREQYPALAELLENGKGMSSLEDRRRFAVEAFNTTSHYDSAIFNWFGGDNAPAFKQSIRKAHTLRYGENPHQRGTFFGDLEAIFDKLGGKELSYNNLLDIDAAVHLMADFSEPTFAILKHNNACGIASRPRLKDAWDAALAADPVSAFGGILITNTPVDAATAASIHSLFFEVIIAPSYDAEALNLLKQKPNRIVLVQKPVALPVRSFRTLLNGVVEQDKDLSVEMASDMKPATQKKPGQRESEDLVFANKVVKHTKSNTIVLVRDKTLLASGTGQTSRVDALRQAIVKAGSFGFPLEGAVMASDAFFPFPDCVEIAHKAGITAVVQPGGSIKDKDSVEYCDRNGMAMVMTGIRHFKH
- a CDS encoding rod shape-determining protein, coding for MGLFNFLTQEIAIDLGTANTIIIHNDKVVVDEPSIVAVDRMTGKVIAVGKQAQQMHGKTHENIKTIRPLKDGVIADFDAAEHMIRMMIKMINPGRRLFQPSLRMVICIPSGITEVEKRAVRDSAEHAGAKEVYLIHEPMAAAIGIGIDVEEPMGNMIIDIGGGTSEIAVIALGGIVCDKSIRIAGDEFTGSIEEYMRRQHNILIGERTAEKIKIEVGAALTEIENPPPDYPVHGRDLMTGIPKEIYVSYQEIAHALDKSISKIEEAILNALEMTPPELSADIYRTGIYLAGGGSLLRGLDKRISLKTKLPVHVAEDPLRAVARGTGIALKNVDKFPFLIR